From the genome of Thermococcus celericrescens, one region includes:
- a CDS encoding helix-turn-helix transcriptional regulator, with product MRSKAAMVFAIALMILPLVSGQYSVESLGLTVYSDGYVKVVEVIVPENYTVSFSVPLLATNVEGLTVIDENGKPLPYEINGSTLTVYFENATGVRITYYTPDLTAKTGAIWSVRFSSTTPVKITFPDNAVIVDLTDIPLEINGNSILMPAGNQTVSYVLEYRPTGTEVPTVPPTSGTTTELSNSTVPSNPSSPSSTPSAPDEGSTNWTVVGILALLALAAGGGFAYMKHGGEEERTPGISREDFERRLKEYELTKDEENALLYLFDRGGRAKQAEVREMLGIPKTTAWRMFQRLEKRGLVRVYKKKRENWVELKL from the coding sequence ATGAGGAGCAAAGCAGCGATGGTGTTCGCAATTGCGCTCATGATCCTGCCCCTCGTAAGCGGGCAGTACTCCGTCGAGTCCCTGGGCCTCACGGTCTATTCCGACGGATACGTTAAGGTAGTTGAGGTTATCGTTCCCGAAAACTACACGGTCAGCTTTTCCGTCCCGCTCCTCGCCACCAACGTTGAGGGGCTGACCGTTATCGATGAGAATGGAAAACCCCTGCCGTATGAGATAAACGGCTCCACTCTTACCGTGTACTTTGAAAACGCCACGGGCGTTAGAATAACCTATTACACTCCCGACCTGACCGCAAAAACTGGCGCCATATGGAGTGTTCGTTTCAGTTCAACTACCCCTGTTAAAATCACGTTTCCAGATAACGCTGTCATAGTTGACCTCACCGACATACCCCTTGAGATAAATGGGAATTCGATACTAATGCCGGCTGGAAACCAGACGGTTTCCTATGTCCTTGAATACCGACCAACGGGAACCGAGGTTCCAACCGTCCCGCCCACATCGGGAACGACCACTGAACTTTCCAACTCAACGGTGCCCTCCAATCCGAGCTCTCCATCCTCGACTCCGAGTGCTCCTGATGAGGGCTCCACGAACTGGACGGTGGTCGGTATCCTGGCCCTCCTCGCACTTGCCGCAGGTGGAGGCTTTGCCTACATGAAGCACGGGGGAGAAGAGGAAAGGACCCCCGGCATCAGCAGGGAGGACTTCGAGAGACGCCTCAAGGAGTACGAACTGACAAAGGACGAGGAGAATGCGCTGCTCTACCTGTTCGACAGGGGTGGCAGGGCCAAACAGGCTGAAGTCCGGGAGATGCTCGGGATTCCAAAGACAACCGCCTGGAGGATGTTCCAGCGCCTTGAGAAGCGGGGCTTGGTGAGGGTCTACAAGAAGAAGAGGGAGAACTGGGTGGAGCTCAAACTTTGA
- a CDS encoding 2-oxoacid:ferredoxin oxidoreductase subunit gamma encodes MRKEILFSGFGGQGVILASVILGRAAAVYENLYAVQTQAYGPESRGGASKAEVVISDEPIDYPKTLKPDCAVFFSQEAYNKYLHTVRKGARIIVEEELVPHRDTEFEKGLEVVSLPLTEIAEETTGLSLTMNILTLGILTAWTGVVSREAIEKAVLDAVPKGTEEINLKALHKGFELGEKAGAGDR; translated from the coding sequence ATGAGGAAGGAGATACTCTTCAGCGGCTTTGGCGGTCAGGGAGTCATTTTAGCGAGCGTCATACTTGGAAGGGCCGCTGCCGTCTACGAGAACCTCTACGCCGTCCAGACCCAGGCCTACGGGCCGGAGTCGAGGGGTGGAGCGAGCAAGGCGGAAGTAGTCATAAGCGACGAGCCCATAGACTACCCCAAGACCCTCAAGCCGGACTGTGCGGTTTTCTTCTCCCAGGAGGCTTACAACAAGTACCTCCACACCGTTAGGAAGGGTGCTCGCATAATAGTCGAGGAGGAGCTCGTTCCGCACAGGGACACTGAGTTCGAAAAGGGGCTTGAGGTGGTCTCGCTACCGCTCACGGAGATAGCCGAGGAAACCACCGGACTGAGCCTCACCATGAACATCCTCACCCTTGGAATCCTGACGGCCTGGACCGGTGTCGTGAGCAGGGAGGCTATAGAAAAGGCCGTTCTGGATGCGGTCCCCAAGGGCACCGAGGAGATAAACCTCAAGGCACTTCACAAGGGCTTCGAGCTTGGGGAGAAGGCAGGGGCTGGAGACCGCTGA
- a CDS encoding 2-oxoacid:acceptor oxidoreductase subunit alpha — MRYPFPVGRSDFIQGDEAIARAAILAGCRFYAGYPITPASEIFEAMAIYMPLVDGVSIQMEDELASMAAIIGASWTGTKAMTATSGPGFSLMQENLGYAIMTETPVVVVDVQRGGPSTGQPTLAAQGDIMQAIWGTHGDHSLIVLSPSTVQEAFDFTIRAFNLAEKYRTPVVLLTDAEIAHMRERVYIPQPGEVEIIDRKLPASEEEAKFPFGDIHGDGVPPMPIFGKGYRTYVTGLTHDERGRPKTVDAEVHEKLIRRIIEKLEHNREDIISYDAFELDDAEVAIISTGIVSRSAVRAVKILRERGVKAGLLKLNTIWPFDFDMIEELAERVRKIYVPEMNLGQLYHLVKEGANGKAEVELIAKIGGEVHTPMEIVERVVG; from the coding sequence ATGAGATATCCGTTTCCGGTTGGCAGAAGCGACTTCATTCAGGGTGATGAGGCGATAGCAAGGGCGGCGATCCTCGCGGGATGCCGCTTCTACGCGGGCTATCCAATCACGCCGGCCAGTGAGATATTCGAGGCCATGGCCATTTACATGCCGCTGGTGGACGGTGTAAGTATACAGATGGAAGACGAGCTGGCGAGCATGGCGGCGATAATCGGAGCCTCCTGGACAGGCACCAAGGCCATGACGGCAACGAGCGGCCCGGGATTCAGTCTCATGCAGGAGAACCTCGGCTACGCGATAATGACGGAAACTCCGGTTGTTGTCGTGGACGTCCAGCGCGGCGGCCCATCAACGGGCCAGCCGACCCTCGCGGCCCAGGGCGACATAATGCAGGCCATCTGGGGAACGCACGGCGACCATTCACTGATAGTCCTCAGTCCCTCAACCGTCCAGGAGGCCTTTGACTTCACCATAAGGGCCTTCAACCTGGCCGAGAAGTACAGGACGCCGGTGGTTCTTCTCACCGACGCGGAGATAGCACACATGCGTGAGCGCGTTTACATTCCCCAGCCTGGGGAGGTCGAGATAATCGACCGCAAGCTTCCGGCCAGCGAGGAGGAGGCGAAGTTCCCGTTCGGCGACATACACGGCGACGGAGTGCCGCCGATGCCGATATTCGGCAAGGGGTACAGAACCTACGTCACTGGCCTCACCCACGACGAGAGGGGAAGACCCAAGACGGTGGACGCAGAGGTTCACGAGAAGCTCATACGGAGAATAATCGAAAAGTTGGAGCACAACAGGGAGGACATCATCTCCTACGATGCCTTCGAGCTCGATGACGCTGAGGTAGCGATAATAAGCACGGGCATAGTCTCCCGCTCGGCGGTAAGAGCCGTTAAGATACTCCGCGAGAGGGGCGTTAAGGCCGGCCTTCTCAAGCTCAACACGATATGGCCCTTCGACTTCGACATGATTGAGGAGCTTGCCGAGCGCGTGAGGAAGATATACGTCCCGGAGATGAACCTCGGACAGCTATACCACCTCGTCAAAGAGGGCGCCAACGGAAAAGCGGAGGTCGAGCTGATAGCGAAGATAGGCGGCGAGGTTCACACTCCGATGGAGATAGTCGAAAGGGTGGTGGGCTGA
- a CDS encoding 2-oxoacid:ferredoxin oxidoreductase subunit beta, whose product MYLKSAYEIRDKYLRKDMLPTIFCPGCGIGSALQYTLRAIDDLGLNPDEIVWVSGIGCSSRVPGFVNFDGLHTTHGRALAFATGIKLANPDLKIIAFMGDGDAAAIGGNHFIHAIRRNLDVTVILINNFTYGMTGGQVAPTALKGLRGTTAPYGQFENPFDIADLAVSAGANYVARWSVFNYLQGINSIKKALNKEGFTLVEFLSPCPISFGRRNRMKTAPELLRWYQKITVPLAKAKKMPPEELEGKIVIGEFADRDRPGLVREYEAYKRRAKKMMGWEE is encoded by the coding sequence ATGTACCTGAAATCCGCTTACGAGATTCGCGACAAGTACCTGAGAAAGGACATGCTTCCTACAATATTCTGTCCGGGCTGTGGAATAGGCTCGGCACTCCAGTACACGCTCCGTGCGATAGACGACCTCGGCCTCAACCCGGACGAGATAGTCTGGGTCAGCGGAATAGGCTGTTCCTCCCGCGTTCCGGGCTTCGTCAACTTCGACGGCCTGCACACAACCCACGGGAGGGCTCTGGCGTTTGCAACGGGCATAAAGCTTGCCAATCCTGACCTCAAGATAATCGCCTTCATGGGCGACGGCGATGCCGCAGCCATCGGTGGAAACCACTTCATTCACGCCATCAGAAGGAACCTCGACGTTACGGTGATACTCATCAACAACTTCACCTACGGAATGACCGGCGGACAGGTCGCGCCGACGGCCCTTAAGGGCCTGCGCGGAACGACCGCTCCCTACGGCCAGTTTGAGAACCCCTTCGACATAGCCGACCTCGCGGTTTCGGCTGGAGCCAACTACGTGGCAAGGTGGAGCGTCTTCAACTACCTCCAGGGAATCAACAGCATAAAGAAGGCCCTCAACAAGGAAGGCTTTACCCTCGTCGAGTTCCTCTCTCCGTGCCCGATAAGCTTCGGAAGAAGGAACAGGATGAAGACCGCTCCGGAACTGCTCCGCTGGTATCAGAAGATAACCGTTCCTCTGGCAAAGGCCAAGAAGATGCCGCCGGAGGAGCTTGAGGGCAAGATAGTCATCGGCGAGTTTGCCGACAGGGACAGACCCGGTCTCGTGAGGGAGTACGAGGCGTACAAGAGGCGCGCCAAGAAGATGATGGGGTGGGAAGAATGA
- a CDS encoding sulfite exporter TauE/SafE family protein: MLNPGMAVLIGALIGTVAGLFGVGGGFLIVPSLVFLGLPIHVAIGTSLACITISSLSSAYAHIRAGRVLYRVAFLKEAFSIPAAVIGAYLSGMLNSNVLEAVFGLLLIYVAYVFIRRSDVRNRGEALRINYRKVPLIGALSGLTSGLLGVSGGVLNVPLFHTLAGLPVNYAVGTSSLALFFTALVGTATHIGLGQVDLQTALLLSPGLIIGAAVGARLVPKLQPRRFKILFSVLLILVAVRLLLRALEGF; this comes from the coding sequence ATGCTTAACCCTGGGATGGCCGTTTTAATCGGTGCCCTCATAGGCACGGTAGCGGGTCTGTTTGGGGTCGGAGGCGGGTTCCTCATCGTTCCCTCGCTGGTGTTCCTTGGACTGCCCATTCACGTGGCTATCGGAACCAGCCTCGCCTGTATCACGATAAGCTCCCTATCCTCCGCCTACGCCCACATCCGGGCCGGCAGGGTTCTCTACAGGGTGGCCTTTCTGAAGGAGGCCTTTTCAATTCCGGCCGCGGTGATAGGCGCGTACCTCTCGGGGATGCTGAACTCAAACGTGCTGGAGGCAGTATTCGGGCTTCTCCTAATCTACGTTGCCTACGTCTTCATCAGGAGAAGCGATGTAAGAAACCGCGGGGAGGCTCTGAGGATAAACTATAGAAAGGTTCCGCTGATAGGTGCCCTCTCCGGCCTAACCTCTGGACTTCTGGGGGTCAGCGGGGGCGTACTGAACGTTCCCCTCTTCCACACCCTCGCGGGCCTCCCCGTAAACTACGCGGTCGGAACGTCCAGCCTCGCCCTGTTCTTCACGGCGCTGGTGGGAACGGCCACCCACATCGGACTTGGACAGGTGGACCTTCAAACGGCGCTCCTGCTCTCCCCCGGCCTCATAATAGGGGCCGCCGTGGGGGCCAGACTGGTTCCAAAGCTGCAGCCGAGGCGGTTTAAGATACTGTTCTCAGTGCTTCTGATACTGGTCGCGGTGAGGCTCCTCCTCAGGGCACTCGAAGGTTTTTAA
- a CDS encoding coiled-coil domain-containing protein, whose translation MKGIKGFALALAMLLLGSVIPLGLAESNNTTGSYTGVVMDNSTREMVIAGQLIDQLQRLGKFAEDKIEPIKDKLPENSTILTHYELAEDYKEKAVSEYEAGDYYNSILDSLTAMHHYKVALSALKEAKEKVQDVGERIKMEIERMTEYFRFVEKTIRLAENQGIDVSNLTALYNETRDAYKVVLDDLKAGDYEKAKADYEVAKEKKALLDEELRKVREELAYANAEEIVKDFLIKGEKGMEIAQKAIEVGEQNGYNVTELQERLNAFSEVYSQVKALADEGKWEDALTVMKDNRETIVEFHNAVEFVLRKVRERELDEKLKDVRAFLREMNDRIQKDAKALRELKSRGVDTTRAEVQLKVAAQELRIGVELLKAKKPLQAKAHFAIALDMLHKIDEFILAHS comes from the coding sequence ATGAAGGGGATAAAGGGCTTTGCACTGGCCCTGGCAATGCTGCTCCTTGGCAGCGTAATACCGCTGGGCCTGGCTGAGAGCAACAACACCACCGGGTCGTACACCGGAGTGGTAATGGACAACAGCACCAGGGAGATGGTGATAGCGGGTCAGCTGATTGACCAGCTTCAGAGGCTGGGCAAGTTCGCCGAGGACAAGATAGAACCTATAAAGGACAAGCTGCCCGAGAACTCCACGATACTCACCCACTACGAGCTCGCAGAGGACTACAAGGAAAAGGCGGTGAGCGAGTACGAGGCCGGCGACTACTACAACTCGATACTGGACAGCCTCACGGCCATGCACCACTACAAGGTTGCCCTCTCAGCGCTTAAGGAGGCCAAAGAGAAGGTCCAGGATGTAGGGGAACGCATCAAAATGGAAATCGAGCGCATGACGGAGTACTTCAGGTTCGTTGAGAAGACCATAAGGCTGGCGGAGAACCAGGGGATAGACGTGAGCAACCTCACCGCGCTCTACAACGAGACCAGAGATGCCTACAAAGTTGTGCTCGATGACCTTAAGGCCGGAGACTACGAAAAGGCGAAGGCGGACTATGAAGTCGCCAAGGAGAAGAAAGCTCTCCTCGACGAGGAGCTGAGAAAGGTCCGCGAGGAGCTCGCCTACGCAAACGCTGAGGAGATCGTCAAAGACTTCCTGATCAAGGGCGAGAAGGGAATGGAGATAGCTCAGAAGGCAATCGAAGTCGGGGAGCAGAACGGTTACAACGTGACGGAGCTCCAGGAGAGGCTCAATGCTTTCTCGGAGGTTTACAGCCAGGTCAAGGCCCTGGCCGACGAGGGCAAGTGGGAGGACGCTCTGACCGTCATGAAGGATAACAGGGAAACCATAGTTGAGTTCCACAACGCCGTTGAGTTCGTACTCAGAAAGGTTCGCGAGAGGGAGCTCGATGAAAAGCTGAAGGACGTCCGCGCTTTCCTCAGGGAGATGAACGACAGGATTCAGAAGGACGCGAAGGCGCTCCGTGAGCTCAAGAGCAGGGGTGTTGACACCACCAGGGCGGAGGTTCAGCTGAAGGTGGCCGCCCAGGAGCTCAGGATAGGCGTCGAGCTTCTCAAGGCAAAGAAGCCCCTCCAGGCCAAAGCCCACTTCGCGATAGCACTGGACATGCTCCACAAGATCGATGAGTTCATACTCGCCCACTCCTGA
- a CDS encoding HEPN domain-containing protein gives MKKEEISALLKKADERLKATKELFEKGYYAFTISSTYYVMFYCARALLLSKGITPKSHAGVHAQLGKEFVKTGEIPARLYTGYSKALNMRHTADYDVFVEYTEEEAREVLKYAEEFLAFTKSYLEGIGDAG, from the coding sequence ATGAAAAAGGAAGAGATCAGCGCTCTGCTGAAAAAAGCAGATGAGAGACTCAAGGCCACCAAAGAGCTCTTTGAGAAGGGCTATTATGCATTCACCATATCAAGCACCTACTACGTCATGTTCTACTGTGCAAGGGCGCTTCTTCTCTCGAAGGGCATAACGCCGAAGAGCCACGCAGGGGTTCACGCCCAGCTCGGAAAGGAGTTTGTCAAAACGGGGGAGATTCCCGCGAGGCTCTACACCGGCTATTCCAAGGCGTTAAACATGCGCCATACTGCCGATTACGATGTTTTCGTGGAGTACACTGAGGAGGAAGCCCGTGAGGTTTTGAAGTACGCGGAAGAATTTTTGGCATTCACGAAATCCTACCTGGAGGGGATTGGAGATGCAGGTTAG
- a CDS encoding helix-turn-helix transcriptional regulator, protein MRLKGAAILMLITLCLLHGVSAYTVSSRVLTVYNDGYVKVEYEILPAEYSSQIELPLLGDHYENVIVEDGNGNPLNFRLENGSLLIYSGDAGIVKVSYYTPDLTAKEGMVWTLHIATNDSFTVVLPENAIVVDLSDIPLEIAGNSITMPPGNQSVSYTLNGRGAGSEGGTEGSAYLIILAGLGVIGGFAYVLWRRKGGGKSMPTREEFQARLENLDLNEEEKRALLYIFDKGGRASQAEVREAIGLPKTTAWRMFKRLERKGLVKVLKGRKENWVELRF, encoded by the coding sequence ATGAGACTCAAAGGGGCTGCAATCCTCATGCTGATAACGCTCTGCCTCCTGCACGGGGTTAGTGCCTATACCGTCTCATCCCGGGTTTTGACGGTTTACAATGACGGCTACGTCAAGGTTGAATATGAAATCCTGCCCGCGGAGTATTCCTCCCAGATTGAACTTCCCCTCCTCGGCGACCATTACGAGAACGTTATCGTCGAGGACGGGAACGGAAATCCCCTTAACTTCAGGCTTGAGAACGGAAGCCTCCTCATATATTCCGGGGACGCCGGCATAGTCAAGGTCTCCTACTATACCCCCGACCTGACCGCAAAGGAAGGCATGGTGTGGACGCTTCACATTGCAACCAACGATTCCTTCACTGTAGTACTGCCTGAGAACGCCATAGTGGTCGACCTGAGCGATATACCCCTCGAAATAGCGGGGAACTCGATAACCATGCCTCCCGGAAACCAGAGCGTCTCCTACACACTCAACGGCAGAGGGGCTGGCAGTGAAGGCGGAACGGAGGGTTCGGCATATCTGATAATCCTAGCCGGTCTTGGAGTGATCGGAGGTTTTGCCTATGTGCTCTGGAGAAGGAAAGGCGGAGGAAAATCAATGCCCACCCGGGAGGAATTCCAAGCCCGGCTGGAAAACCTCGACCTCAACGAGGAGGAGAAGCGTGCGCTGCTCTACATCTTCGATAAGGGCGGGAGGGCCAGCCAGGCCGAGGTCAGGGAGGCGATAGGTCTGCCCAAAACCACCGCATGGAGGATGTTCAAGCGCCTTGAGAGGAAGGGTCTGGTGAAGGTTCTTAAGGGCAGGAAGGAAAACTGGGTGGAGCTCAGGTTTTAG
- a CDS encoding 2-oxoacid:ferredoxin oxidoreductase subunit gamma: MQVRFAGIGGQGVVLAGVILGEAAAIEGLNVVQTQDYSSASRGGHSIADVIISKEPIYDVIVTEADVLVALAQLGYDTVKDELRKDGLLIIDTDLVKPDRDYIGAPFTRLAEESTGLALTVNMVALGYLVAKTGVVKKENVEEAIRRRVPKGTEDINIKAFRVGYEEGCG, encoded by the coding sequence ATGCAGGTTAGGTTTGCAGGCATAGGAGGCCAGGGTGTTGTTCTGGCCGGCGTCATACTCGGCGAGGCCGCCGCCATAGAGGGGCTGAACGTCGTCCAGACCCAGGATTACAGCTCCGCGAGCAGGGGCGGCCACTCTATAGCGGACGTGATAATATCTAAGGAGCCGATTTACGACGTCATAGTCACCGAGGCGGACGTTCTCGTCGCACTCGCCCAGCTCGGCTACGACACCGTAAAGGACGAGCTGAGGAAGGACGGGCTGCTGATTATAGACACAGACCTGGTTAAGCCCGATAGGGACTACATCGGTGCCCCGTTCACGCGCCTGGCGGAGGAGAGCACCGGTCTGGCACTTACCGTCAACATGGTCGCCCTCGGCTACCTCGTGGCGAAAACCGGCGTTGTGAAGAAGGAAAACGTCGAGGAGGCCATAAGGAGGAGGGTTCCCAAGGGAACCGAGGATATAAACATCAAAGCCTTCAGGGTCGGTTACGAGGAGGGATGTGGATGA
- a CDS encoding 6-pyruvoyl trahydropterin synthase family protein, with the protein MRARIIERFKFEAAHAVLINGKPEEIHGHTFRLEVAVEGPLENGYVMDFLELRRIVNEIIGKLDHRNLNALFENPTTENVALWIAEEVEKKLPEGVRLKRVILWEGEENGVEFEF; encoded by the coding sequence ATGAGAGCCAGAATCATCGAGCGCTTCAAATTTGAAGCCGCACATGCCGTTCTGATCAACGGAAAGCCGGAGGAGATACACGGCCACACCTTCAGGCTTGAGGTGGCCGTCGAAGGTCCACTGGAGAACGGCTACGTGATGGACTTCCTCGAGCTGAGGAGAATCGTGAATGAAATCATTGGGAAACTCGACCACAGGAACTTAAACGCTCTCTTCGAAAACCCGACGACCGAAAACGTGGCCCTGTGGATTGCGGAAGAGGTGGAAAAAAAACTGCCAGAGGGCGTCAGGCTCAAAAGAGTAATCCTCTGGGAGGGCGAGGAGAACGGGGTAGAGTTTGAGTTTTAG
- the metG gene encoding methionine--tRNA ligase, with amino-acid sequence MVRYMVTSALPYANGPIHAGHLAGAYLPADIFVRYLRLKGEEVLFVCGTDEHGTPITFRALKENRSAREIVDEFHEHIKTTFERAKISFDYFGRTELPVHYRISQEFFLKALENGHLVKKVTKQAYCEHDKMFLPDRFVIGTCPYCGAENQRGDQCEVCGHPLTPEILINPRCNLCGNPITTKDSAHYYIRMQDFEERLKEWVLSQEHWKPNVRNTVLGWINEGLEERAMTRDLNWGIPVPLDDEDIKGKVLYVWFEAPIGYISITIEHLKQEGRENEWKKFWLNLDGETRVIHFIGKDNVPFHAIFWPSFLMAYGKYRDEEVEAEWNLPHDIPANEYLNLEGKKFSTSRNWAIWVHEFLDAFPADYLRYYLTAIMPETRDSDFSFADFKSKINEELVNNLGNFVHRAMTFANRYFDGTVPERGELDDLDRQAFEEIEKAFEETGKLIAQYKFKDALKRVMELAIFGNRYFDYQKPWKTAKTDRVRTATTVNISLQIVKALGVLLEPFLPDASEKIWHLLNLEELKRWEFTELPAGHRVRKASPMFKKVTDGDIIYFIVNYIARGNPKSARLLLDKYYKRDDVVKVAFERFGDAKREEAMAILKSIYGDEIGPKTEKPEKASKKEKAKKKEKGGGSMEYISFDDFLKLDLRVGKIIEVSDHPNADRLYVVKVDLGDEVRQLVAGLKKYYKPEELLNHYVVIIANLEPKKLRGVESQGMLLAADDGENVALLMPDKEIKLGARIR; translated from the coding sequence ATGGTCAGGTACATGGTAACGTCCGCTCTTCCTTACGCTAACGGTCCGATTCACGCGGGGCACTTGGCAGGAGCATACCTTCCAGCAGACATCTTCGTGCGCTACCTGAGGCTCAAGGGAGAGGAGGTGCTCTTCGTCTGTGGAACCGATGAACACGGAACCCCCATAACCTTCCGCGCGCTCAAGGAGAACCGGAGCGCCAGGGAAATCGTTGACGAGTTCCACGAGCACATAAAGACGACCTTTGAGAGGGCCAAGATAAGCTTCGACTACTTTGGCAGAACCGAGCTGCCGGTTCACTACCGCATAAGCCAGGAGTTCTTCCTCAAGGCGCTTGAGAACGGCCATCTCGTCAAGAAGGTCACCAAGCAGGCATACTGCGAGCACGACAAGATGTTCCTACCGGACAGGTTTGTGATAGGGACCTGTCCCTACTGCGGCGCCGAGAACCAGCGCGGCGACCAGTGTGAGGTCTGCGGCCACCCGCTGACTCCTGAGATACTCATAAACCCGCGCTGCAACCTGTGCGGCAATCCAATCACCACAAAAGACTCCGCCCATTACTACATCCGGATGCAGGACTTCGAAGAGAGGCTGAAGGAGTGGGTTCTCAGCCAGGAGCACTGGAAGCCGAACGTCAGGAACACCGTTCTCGGCTGGATCAACGAGGGGCTCGAAGAGAGGGCCATGACGAGGGACCTCAACTGGGGAATACCCGTCCCCCTCGACGACGAGGACATTAAAGGAAAGGTGCTCTACGTCTGGTTCGAGGCACCTATAGGCTACATCTCGATCACAATCGAGCACCTGAAGCAGGAGGGAAGAGAGAACGAGTGGAAGAAGTTCTGGCTCAACCTCGACGGCGAGACCAGGGTAATCCACTTCATCGGTAAGGACAACGTGCCCTTCCACGCGATATTCTGGCCCTCCTTCCTGATGGCCTACGGGAAGTATAGAGATGAGGAAGTCGAGGCCGAGTGGAATCTGCCCCACGACATCCCGGCCAACGAGTACCTCAACCTTGAGGGCAAGAAGTTCTCGACGAGCAGGAACTGGGCCATATGGGTTCACGAGTTCCTCGACGCCTTCCCAGCCGACTACCTGCGCTACTACCTCACCGCCATAATGCCCGAAACTCGCGACAGCGACTTCAGCTTCGCCGACTTCAAGAGCAAGATAAACGAGGAGCTCGTCAACAACCTCGGCAACTTCGTTCACAGGGCGATGACCTTTGCCAACCGCTACTTCGATGGAACTGTGCCGGAGAGAGGCGAGCTGGACGACCTCGACAGGCAGGCCTTCGAGGAGATTGAGAAGGCATTTGAGGAGACCGGAAAGCTGATAGCCCAGTACAAGTTCAAGGACGCCCTCAAGAGGGTTATGGAGCTCGCCATCTTTGGCAACCGCTACTTCGACTACCAGAAGCCGTGGAAGACCGCCAAAACCGACCGCGTAAGGACGGCAACCACAGTGAACATCTCCCTCCAGATAGTCAAGGCGCTCGGAGTACTCCTTGAGCCGTTCCTCCCCGATGCGAGCGAGAAGATATGGCACCTACTCAACCTTGAAGAGCTCAAGCGCTGGGAGTTCACCGAGCTTCCTGCTGGCCACCGCGTCAGGAAGGCCAGCCCGATGTTCAAGAAGGTAACCGACGGGGACATCATCTACTTCATCGTGAACTACATAGCACGGGGCAATCCCAAGAGCGCCAGGCTGCTCCTTGACAAATACTACAAGCGGGACGATGTAGTGAAGGTTGCATTCGAGCGCTTTGGAGATGCCAAACGGGAAGAGGCGATGGCAATCCTTAAGAGCATCTACGGGGATGAAATCGGGCCTAAAACTGAAAAGCCCGAAAAAGCTTCGAAGAAGGAGAAGGCGAAGAAAAAGGAGAAAGGTGGTGGAAGCATGGAGTACATAAGCTTTGACGACTTCCTAAAGCTTGATCTGAGGGTCGGGAAGATAATCGAGGTCAGCGACCACCCCAATGCCGACAGGCTCTACGTGGTCAAGGTTGACCTTGGGGACGAAGTCAGGCAGCTCGTTGCCGGGCTGAAGAAGTACTACAAGCCGGAAGAGCTGCTCAACCACTACGTCGTCATCATAGCAAACCTTGAACCTAAGAAGCTCCGCGGCGTTGAGAGCCAGGGAATGCTTCTGGCAGCCGACGACGGCGAAAACGTCGCCCTGCTGATGCCGGATAAAGAAATAAAGCTGGGTGCAAGAATAAGGTGA
- a CDS encoding DUF192 domain-containing protein: protein MLINETKERTWHGPVKLADSFFKRFRGLMLVRNVNYALVFVLPAETKANASIHTFFMLSDIDVIWLDSARWVVDFKTARKWRLYAPKESAKYIIEGPVGLIKTLDVEEGDLISWTPSEEKERAVPVKVSLPDGLSFEKGTNGMALTESVREVKVKGN from the coding sequence ATGCTCATCAACGAGACCAAGGAGAGAACGTGGCACGGGCCTGTGAAGCTGGCGGACAGCTTCTTTAAGCGCTTCAGGGGATTAATGCTGGTTAGAAACGTCAACTATGCCCTGGTCTTCGTTCTTCCGGCAGAAACCAAGGCCAACGCTTCAATCCATACCTTCTTCATGCTGAGCGATATAGACGTAATCTGGCTGGACTCCGCGAGATGGGTGGTGGACTTTAAAACCGCCCGGAAATGGCGGCTCTACGCTCCGAAAGAGTCGGCCAAGTACATAATAGAGGGACCGGTGGGGCTGATAAAAACGCTCGACGTTGAAGAGGGCGATTTGATAAGCTGGACCCCCAGCGAGGAGAAAGAAAGGGCCGTGCCGGTGAAGGTGTCGCTGCCCGATGGCCTCTCCTTCGAGAAGGGAACCAACGGAATGGCGCTCACGGAGAGTGTGCGGGAAGTGAAGGTGAAGGGGAACTAA